The Mycolicibacterium boenickei genome has a segment encoding these proteins:
- a CDS encoding MarR family winged helix-turn-helix transcriptional regulator yields MAATSATELRESMMAVARQMRRHRPDHGLTLSQLELLSETSRSGTTTPAEMGARLHVRAQSLTDSINELVRRGLIARRPDDNDRRRQLIEITAAGTSLLQADRAERDAWLHATMRENLTELEFDLLMLVAPVLRKLAYSDVTEGTLGS; encoded by the coding sequence ATGGCAGCAACATCAGCGACCGAACTACGCGAGTCGATGATGGCGGTGGCCCGCCAGATGCGACGGCACCGCCCAGACCACGGACTGACCTTGAGCCAGCTGGAACTACTCAGCGAGACCAGTCGCAGCGGCACCACGACCCCCGCCGAGATGGGCGCTCGGCTGCATGTCCGAGCACAGTCGCTGACCGACAGCATCAATGAACTCGTCCGCCGAGGCCTGATCGCCCGGCGTCCCGACGACAATGACCGTCGGCGTCAGCTCATCGAGATCACCGCGGCAGGGACGTCGTTGCTGCAGGCCGACCGCGCCGAACGGGACGCCTGGCTGCACGCCACGATGCGGGAGAACCTGACCGAATTGGAGTTCGATCTCTTGATGCTGGTAGCACCGGTCCTGCGCAAGCTGGCGTACTCCGACGTCACTGAGGGCACACTTGGGTCATGA
- a CDS encoding AbrB family transcriptional regulator has product MTRMLRWALLVIATVVVTVPLNLVGVPSAALFAGLVVGIGLALAALAPERMPRLAGVIAQGVLGVYIGTMVHRDAVSAIGSDWAIVLAITVATLVLSIVAGGLLGLHRDVSPLTGSLALVAGGASGLVAIARELGGDDRVVSVVQYLRVALVTATIPLVVTLVFHADRSHPAAPIETDSAPWYLSLAMLAVIVAVGAVGGRWVKLPGAGLLGPLALTVALQLTSLSFGLTVPAVLVQAAYMVIGWQAGIAFTRESLRAIGRILPLALTLIVVLGVATAGLGVVLADVTGATQLEGYLATSPGGVYAVLATAVETGSNVTFIIAAQVLRVLLMLFVAPLMARVMARLGRRRQGRAVDEPVAAARR; this is encoded by the coding sequence ATGACGCGGATGCTGCGGTGGGCACTGCTGGTCATCGCCACTGTCGTCGTCACCGTGCCGCTCAACCTCGTCGGGGTTCCCTCGGCCGCGCTGTTCGCCGGGCTGGTGGTGGGCATCGGGCTGGCCCTGGCCGCGTTGGCCCCGGAACGGATGCCGCGCCTGGCCGGGGTGATCGCCCAAGGCGTGCTCGGCGTCTACATCGGCACGATGGTCCACCGGGATGCCGTCAGCGCGATCGGCTCGGACTGGGCGATCGTGCTGGCGATCACCGTGGCCACATTGGTCCTGAGCATCGTGGCCGGCGGGTTGCTCGGATTGCACCGCGATGTCAGCCCGCTGACCGGGTCGCTGGCTCTCGTGGCAGGCGGTGCGTCGGGTCTGGTGGCCATCGCGCGTGAACTCGGCGGCGACGATCGCGTCGTCTCCGTCGTCCAATACCTGCGGGTCGCACTCGTCACCGCGACCATTCCGCTCGTGGTGACCCTTGTCTTCCATGCCGATCGGTCGCATCCGGCAGCCCCGATCGAAACCGATTCGGCACCTTGGTATCTGAGCCTGGCGATGCTGGCCGTCATCGTGGCTGTCGGTGCGGTCGGCGGCCGGTGGGTCAAACTGCCCGGGGCCGGGCTGCTGGGCCCGCTGGCCCTGACTGTCGCACTGCAATTGACCAGCCTGTCCTTCGGACTGACGGTCCCGGCGGTGCTGGTGCAGGCGGCCTACATGGTGATCGGCTGGCAGGCCGGTATCGCCTTCACCCGCGAGTCGCTGCGTGCCATCGGCCGGATCCTTCCGCTGGCGTTGACGTTGATCGTGGTGCTCGGGGTGGCCACGGCCGGCCTCGGTGTGGTGCTGGCCGACGTCACCGGGGCGACGCAACTCGAGGGCTATCTGGCGACCAGCCCGGGTGGGGTCTACGCGGTGCTGGCCACCGCGGTCGAAACCGGCTCCAACGTCACGTTCATCATCGCCGCCCAGGTGCTAAGGGTCTTGCTCATGCTGTTCGTGGCGCCGCTGATGGCCCGGGTGATGGCGCGGTTGGGCAGGCGGCGTCAGGGTCGGGCAGTAGACGAGCCGGTCGCCGCCGCCCGGCGATAG
- a CDS encoding phospho-sugar mutase, which translates to MTSIATAAAEWIAHDPDPQTAAELSACSPDELDRRFNNPLTFGTAGLRGPLRGGPDAMNLAVVMRTTWALAQVLKDRCLGGSHVVVGRDARHRSDEFALAAAEVLAAEGFQVLLMMASVPTPVVAYTVRHLPAVAGIQITASHNPPTDNGYKVFLDGGMQLISPADREIEAAVARAPYADEIPRAAVETGGLHQVYGYLERAARVRRTTGSVRVALTPLHGVGGEYALDALALAGFDDVHVVEEQFNPDPNFPTVTFPNPEEPGAVDALLALADDVDAEIAIALDPDADRCAVGVPGPDGWRMLTGDETGWLLGDYILSQLEPGPVSEAALVASTVVSSRMLASIAEAHGAQHAETLTGFKWLARAQSPGNTLVYAYEEAIGHCVDPASVRDKDGISAAILAADLVAALRDQGRTVLDALDDLAKFHGVHVTGAVTRHVDDAQAAMTRLRESPPTELAGITVTTEDLLARVGQQRTDALIFTGSDADTSVRVVVRPSGTEPKLKSYTEVRCAPTDDLNTARAHAQKLSQDLADAAARW; encoded by the coding sequence ATGACCTCCATCGCGACCGCCGCCGCCGAATGGATCGCACATGACCCCGACCCTCAGACCGCGGCCGAATTGTCCGCCTGCAGCCCGGATGAGCTCGACCGCCGATTCAACAACCCGCTGACTTTCGGCACCGCCGGGCTGCGCGGACCGTTGCGCGGCGGGCCCGACGCGATGAACCTGGCCGTCGTCATGCGCACCACGTGGGCGCTCGCACAGGTGCTCAAGGACAGATGCCTGGGCGGGTCGCACGTAGTGGTGGGCCGTGACGCGCGGCACCGCTCCGACGAGTTCGCGCTGGCCGCGGCCGAAGTGCTTGCCGCCGAGGGTTTCCAGGTCCTCCTCATGATGGCGTCCGTGCCGACACCAGTGGTCGCCTACACGGTCCGGCATCTGCCCGCGGTGGCCGGGATCCAGATCACCGCATCGCACAACCCGCCCACGGACAACGGTTACAAGGTGTTTCTCGACGGCGGCATGCAGCTCATCTCCCCCGCCGACCGCGAGATCGAGGCCGCGGTGGCCCGCGCCCCCTACGCCGACGAGATACCCAGGGCCGCAGTGGAAACCGGTGGCCTGCACCAGGTCTACGGCTACCTGGAACGGGCCGCGCGGGTACGCCGCACCACGGGTTCGGTGCGAGTGGCCCTGACTCCGCTGCACGGTGTCGGCGGCGAATACGCCCTTGATGCACTTGCCCTGGCCGGATTCGACGACGTGCACGTGGTCGAGGAACAGTTCAACCCCGACCCGAACTTCCCCACCGTCACCTTCCCCAACCCCGAGGAGCCCGGCGCCGTCGACGCACTCCTGGCCCTGGCCGACGATGTCGACGCGGAGATCGCGATCGCGCTGGATCCCGATGCCGACCGGTGCGCCGTCGGAGTGCCCGGACCGGACGGCTGGCGCATGCTCACCGGCGACGAAACAGGTTGGCTGCTGGGCGATTACATTCTGTCCCAGCTCGAGCCGGGCCCGGTCAGCGAAGCGGCCCTGGTGGCGAGCACCGTGGTCTCGTCGCGGATGCTGGCATCGATCGCGGAGGCCCACGGTGCCCAGCACGCCGAAACGCTCACCGGGTTCAAATGGCTGGCCCGCGCCCAATCGCCCGGCAACACCCTGGTCTACGCCTACGAGGAAGCCATCGGTCATTGCGTCGACCCGGCCTCGGTACGCGACAAGGACGGAATCAGCGCCGCGATCCTGGCTGCCGACCTGGTGGCTGCGCTGCGCGATCAGGGTCGCACCGTGCTCGACGCCCTCGACGATCTGGCCAAGTTCCACGGCGTGCACGTGACGGGGGCCGTCACCCGCCACGTCGATGATGCCCAGGCCGCCATGACCCGGTTGCGCGAGTCCCCGCCGACCGAGTTGGCCGGCATCACCGTCACCACAGAGGATCTGCTGGCGCGAGTCGGCCAACAGCGCACCGACGCCCTGATCTTCACCGGCAGCGACGCGGACACCTCGGTTCGCGTGGTGGTCCGACCGTCGGGGACCGAGCCGAAACTCAAGTCCTACACCGAGGTCCGCTGCGCGCCGACCGATGATCTGAACACCGCCCGGGCGCATGCCCAGAAACTCAGCCAGGATCTGGCCGACGCGGCAGCACGCTGGTAG